From Paenibacillus sp. V4I7, one genomic window encodes:
- a CDS encoding DUF4023 family protein, with translation MDSHFISKLHDKQRKAAKNLRTQGDGQPGSNLPHKKH, from the coding sequence ATGGATAGTCATTTCATTAGCAAGCTGCACGACAAGCAGAGGAAAGCCGCGAAGAATCTCAGGACCCAAGGTGACGGTCAGCCAGGCAGTAATTTGCCTCACAAGAAGCACTAA
- a CDS encoding energy-coupling factor ABC transporter ATP-binding protein: MSTILETLEVSFSYPFSQTMALNKLKLRIPEGKKTAICGHNGSGKSTLFLHAIGIHSPSSGQVLWKNEPLTYTRKELKQLRQDVGLVFQDPEQQLILNTPYEDVTYGLRNAAIPELEITRRAEAILQTMGLEHLAHTPIHHLSLGQKKRVALAGVLVLEPKLLLLDEPTAYLDRISEQQLVEEINRIHSRGITLVMATHDMNLAYSWADWILVMDQGQCVMEGTPDEIFKDSKAIKDLGLDRPMLLDLWEALPEANRQGVSAPKNVRDFTTLLQKVHL; encoded by the coding sequence ATGAGCACGATTTTAGAAACCTTAGAAGTAAGTTTCAGCTATCCCTTTTCACAGACCATGGCTTTAAACAAATTAAAGCTCCGCATCCCCGAGGGAAAAAAAACGGCCATTTGCGGTCATAACGGTTCTGGCAAATCGACTTTATTTCTTCATGCTATTGGCATTCATTCACCTTCATCGGGTCAAGTTTTATGGAAGAACGAACCTTTAACTTACACTCGCAAAGAACTCAAACAATTACGTCAAGATGTTGGACTTGTGTTTCAAGACCCTGAACAGCAGCTCATTTTGAATACTCCTTATGAGGATGTCACCTACGGACTGCGGAATGCTGCCATTCCTGAACTTGAGATTACTCGCCGAGCAGAAGCTATATTACAAACGATGGGACTCGAACACTTAGCGCACACACCCATTCACCACTTGAGCCTCGGTCAAAAGAAACGAGTAGCCCTAGCCGGTGTGCTGGTGCTTGAACCAAAGCTTCTACTTCTTGATGAACCAACGGCCTATCTAGATCGTATATCGGAGCAACAGTTAGTCGAGGAGATCAACCGTATACATAGCCGCGGAATCACGTTAGTCATGGCTACCCATGATATGAACCTAGCCTATTCATGGGCTGATTGGATTCTGGTGATGGATCAAGGACAGTGCGTCATGGAAGGCACACCAGATGAAATATTCAAAGATAGCAAGGCTATTAAAGACCTTGGTCTTGATAGGCCAATGCTGCTAGATTTGTGGGAAGCATTGCCTGAAGCTAACCGTCAGGGCGTATCCGCACCCAAGAATGTGCGTGATTTTACAACATTATTACAAAAAGTCCATTTATAA
- the cbiQ gene encoding cobalt ECF transporter T component CbiQ: MIKRIDSLSYKNALRPLSPMWKCGFAVIMLLFSYLTHPPVQVLIALWMTLWTVGYARVPIKYYVTVIGAACLFFVGSVPALVVEIRPLPEAMPDIHEVAAFIFMDWKLSVTSTGLLLIGKLFIRIIASLSCVSFIMFSTPFSELLQVLQKVRVPKLVLEIMLIMYRFLFILFEIANNMSLAQQSRGGQTGFQNRLKDTAIIIVQMFIKTMQRYKSLSNGLVSRGFTDDIHMVPYRANPVPFRYKLESYVGFTLLLLLEIWLH; this comes from the coding sequence ATGATAAAACGAATCGATTCGCTATCTTATAAAAATGCCTTACGCCCCCTGTCACCGATGTGGAAGTGCGGTTTTGCAGTTATCATGCTGCTGTTTTCTTATCTAACGCATCCACCCGTCCAGGTGCTTATAGCGTTATGGATGACTCTATGGACGGTTGGCTACGCTCGCGTTCCGATCAAATATTATGTAACTGTCATCGGTGCTGCATGCCTTTTTTTTGTGGGGAGTGTACCCGCATTAGTCGTAGAGATCCGTCCTCTGCCAGAAGCCATGCCTGATATTCATGAGGTGGCGGCCTTTATATTCATGGACTGGAAATTGTCCGTTACTTCAACAGGTCTTTTGCTAATTGGAAAATTATTCATTCGTATTATAGCGAGCTTAAGTTGCGTGTCCTTTATTATGTTCAGCACTCCTTTTTCTGAATTGCTGCAAGTCTTACAAAAAGTTCGTGTTCCCAAGCTGGTTCTGGAAATTATGCTTATTATGTATCGGTTTCTGTTCATCCTATTTGAAATAGCCAATAACATGTCTCTAGCTCAGCAATCAAGAGGCGGTCAGACCGGTTTCCAAAATAGATTAAAGGATACAGCCATTATAATTGTTCAAATGTTTATCAAAACGATGCAGCGGTATAAATCATTGTCAAATGGCCTTGTCTCCCGAGGTTTTACGGATGACATTCATATGGTGCCTTACCGAGCTAATCCTGTACCTTTTCGATATAAATTGGAAAGTTATGTAGGGTTCACACTCTTACTGCTGCTCGAAATTTGGCTGCATTGA
- the rph gene encoding ribonuclease PH translates to MRIGGRTNQELRPMKITPHYIKHAEGSVLIEVGDTKVICTATIEERVPPFMKGQGKGWVTAEYSMLPRATQVRNQREAAKGKLGGRTMEIQRLIGRALRSVVNLEALGERSITLDCDVIQADGGTRTTSITGAFVAMAFAIDKLATDKKLAKFPINDFLASVSVGVIGQTPRLDLNYEEDSHAKVDMNVVMTGQGQFVEIQGTGEDAPFSRKELDELLALAETGIHTMIEEQSKVLGPIADRIRGVHHAATK, encoded by the coding sequence ATGAGAATTGGCGGAAGAACGAATCAAGAACTGCGACCTATGAAAATAACCCCTCATTATATAAAACACGCGGAAGGCTCGGTGCTTATTGAGGTCGGGGATACCAAAGTGATTTGTACAGCGACAATTGAAGAGCGCGTCCCACCTTTTATGAAAGGTCAAGGGAAAGGATGGGTAACAGCCGAATATTCGATGCTGCCTCGAGCTACGCAGGTTAGAAATCAGCGTGAAGCTGCCAAAGGTAAGCTTGGTGGACGTACCATGGAGATTCAGCGTCTTATTGGCCGTGCGCTTCGTTCCGTGGTGAATTTGGAAGCTTTAGGCGAAAGATCCATCACGCTGGATTGCGATGTTATTCAAGCGGATGGTGGTACTCGTACAACGTCAATTACCGGTGCTTTTGTTGCTATGGCATTTGCCATCGATAAGCTGGCGACAGACAAAAAATTAGCCAAGTTCCCGATTAACGACTTTCTGGCTTCTGTGAGTGTTGGTGTTATCGGCCAAACACCGCGGCTGGATCTGAATTATGAAGAGGATTCACACGCTAAAGTAGATATGAACGTCGTGATGACGGGGCAGGGTCAATTCGTAGAAATTCAAGGAACGGGCGAGGATGCTCCTTTTTCCCGTAAGGAACTGGATGAACTGCTTGCTCTTGCTGAAACAGGCATCCATACGATGATTGAAGAGCAGTCTAAAGTATTAGGCCCGATCGCTGATCGCATTCGAGGTGTACATCATGCTGCTACAAAGTAA
- a CDS encoding phosphatidylglycerophosphatase A produces MRTFLKEKANIFNEFREEVFSHYSQAVIEDAVARLLVEIKGIKKIPYETITTTLLGVLSKTETYNVMSTLMELQKKVKHDSELLASMKDPAYNVHRTIAMSICGLYGSGAISLFGFMDCKFRFFFPNKRPKSFISKGICAIVASTASSIISENVKEDYTTRNLALFESRGVALEDMVDILDQLQRPYNPNMERSLCEEHVLAVLRKQQTFHALQLAIKIDTAVEAGEFNPQYNHIVGQDEGLFGVDESIATAVPLMYGTIALTNFGYLDKEKIGIIKDLDSDHSEGKCNTFIDDMVCGVVAAACGRLAHNNIPTYSKPLK; encoded by the coding sequence ATGAGAACATTCCTTAAAGAAAAAGCAAACATTTTCAACGAATTCCGTGAAGAGGTTTTTAGTCACTATTCCCAAGCTGTCATCGAAGACGCCGTTGCTCGCTTACTCGTCGAAATCAAAGGAATTAAGAAAATTCCCTATGAAACGATCACAACGACTCTACTTGGAGTATTAAGCAAAACAGAAACCTATAACGTTATGTCCACGCTCATGGAGCTCCAAAAGAAGGTCAAACATGATTCCGAGCTTCTAGCTAGTATGAAGGATCCTGCCTATAATGTTCATCGCACCATTGCTATGTCCATCTGTGGACTATATGGCAGCGGCGCGATTTCTCTTTTTGGATTTATGGATTGCAAATTCCGTTTCTTCTTTCCGAACAAACGTCCTAAATCTTTCATTTCCAAAGGGATCTGTGCCATTGTTGCTTCAACTGCAAGTTCAATCATTTCTGAGAATGTGAAAGAGGACTATACCACACGTAACCTGGCTCTGTTCGAGTCGAGAGGCGTGGCTTTGGAGGATATGGTGGATATTCTGGATCAGCTTCAGCGTCCTTACAATCCGAATATGGAGCGCAGCCTTTGTGAAGAGCATGTTCTTGCCGTATTACGAAAACAGCAAACATTCCACGCCCTTCAATTGGCGATCAAAATTGATACAGCCGTCGAAGCCGGAGAATTTAACCCCCAATATAATCATATTGTTGGACAAGACGAAGGGCTTTTCGGGGTTGATGAAAGCATCGCAACAGCCGTTCCACTCATGTATGGGACCATTGCACTCACGAATTTCGGATACTTAGACAAAGAGAAAATCGGGATTATTAAAGACCTCGACAGCGATCATTCTGAAGGAAAATGCAATACATTTATCGATGATATGGTATGCGGTGTCGTAGCAGCCGCCTGTGGCCGTTTGGCGCATAATAATATTCCTACTTATAGTAAGCCTTTGAAGTGA
- a CDS encoding class I SAM-dependent methyltransferase → MAWYQESFGNDYLIVYKHRDLQGAYHEVKKMIDWLGLKQGAEVLDLCCGMGRHSMALAEFGYDVTGVDLSEVLLNEAFKLDAGKQVSWLRGDMREVPLDRQYDAVVNLFTSFGYFDEDEQNEKVLHEIHRLLKEGGRFIIDFLNPVYVQSNLVPQSERREEDLWIREARTIEDGCVRKRIVISQKGTADRQYLEQVKLYDRTTFEAMLLKAGLHIDHVYGEYDGQAYDAEASSRLIFVGHKEG, encoded by the coding sequence ATGGCTTGGTATCAGGAAAGTTTTGGGAATGATTATTTAATTGTTTATAAACACAGAGATTTGCAAGGTGCTTATCATGAAGTGAAGAAGATGATTGATTGGCTGGGGCTGAAACAAGGAGCGGAAGTGCTTGATTTATGCTGCGGCATGGGCCGCCATTCTATGGCGCTGGCTGAGTTCGGTTACGACGTAACGGGCGTGGATTTATCCGAGGTACTTTTGAATGAGGCTTTTAAGCTAGATGCTGGAAAGCAAGTATCATGGCTGCGCGGTGATATGCGTGAAGTACCGCTTGACCGGCAATACGATGCTGTCGTGAATTTGTTTACTTCGTTTGGCTATTTTGATGAGGATGAACAAAACGAGAAGGTGCTTCATGAAATTCATCGGCTTCTAAAAGAGGGCGGCCGTTTCATCATCGATTTCTTGAATCCGGTTTATGTTCAATCGAATCTCGTTCCTCAATCGGAGCGGAGGGAAGAAGATCTATGGATTCGTGAAGCAAGAACCATTGAAGATGGCTGTGTGCGTAAACGGATTGTGATTTCGCAAAAGGGTACTGCTGATCGGCAATATCTGGAGCAGGTGAAGTTATATGATCGAACAACATTCGAAGCTATGCTGTTAAAAGCGGGATTACATATTGATCATGTATACGGTGAATATGATGGACAGGCTTATGATGCTGAAGCATCAAGCCGGTTGATTTTTGTAGGGCATAAGGAAGGATGA
- a CDS encoding energy-coupling factor ABC transporter substrate-binding protein, translating into MKTRTLNTLMLIAVVLLAVLPLIFVQGEFGGADDTAEQLIQSIQPSYTPWFSSLFELPAETESMLFALQAAIGAGFIGFAFGFFKGKASKSKNQ; encoded by the coding sequence ATGAAAACTCGTACTTTAAATACCCTTATGCTGATTGCTGTTGTATTACTGGCAGTCTTGCCCCTTATTTTCGTACAAGGCGAATTTGGAGGAGCTGATGATACCGCTGAACAATTAATTCAGAGTATTCAACCTTCCTATACGCCATGGTTCTCTTCTTTATTTGAGCTCCCAGCTGAGACAGAAAGTATGCTATTCGCCTTACAAGCGGCCATTGGCGCTGGCTTCATCGGGTTTGCCTTTGGCTTTTTCAAAGGGAAAGCGTCTAAATCCAAAAACCAATGA
- a CDS encoding XTP/dITP diphosphatase, translating into MLLQSNFVVIATRNEGKVKEFEKLFGAKGYKVRCLTDYTDLPEIVESGTTFSENARIKAQIISAHLHVPVLADDSGLCVAALNGEPGVYSARYAGENATDADNNAKLLQALSEVDSVDGLPADAEHPKLLSEASFVCALTLIDPVANEVIEAEDSCHGYIIGEERGESGFGYDPLFYIPALGRTMAELTMEEKNEMSHRAKALRMFLDRLPDQNG; encoded by the coding sequence ATGCTGCTACAAAGTAATTTCGTTGTCATTGCAACGCGTAATGAGGGCAAAGTAAAAGAGTTTGAGAAGCTTTTTGGCGCAAAAGGCTACAAAGTTCGCTGCTTAACGGATTATACCGATCTTCCGGAAATCGTGGAGAGCGGAACGACGTTTTCAGAAAATGCACGGATTAAAGCGCAGATTATTTCGGCACATCTTCATGTGCCGGTCCTTGCCGATGACTCTGGGCTGTGTGTAGCGGCTTTAAACGGTGAACCGGGTGTTTATTCAGCCAGGTACGCTGGAGAGAACGCTACAGATGCGGACAATAATGCTAAGCTGCTGCAAGCATTAAGCGAGGTAGATTCTGTAGACGGATTACCTGCTGACGCAGAGCACCCAAAGCTTTTGAGCGAAGCTTCCTTTGTCTGTGCGCTTACACTCATCGATCCTGTAGCGAATGAAGTGATTGAAGCGGAGGACTCTTGCCATGGGTATATTATTGGGGAAGAACGTGGCGAAAGCGGCTTCGGCTATGATCCCTTATTTTATATCCCTGCTCTTGGGAGAACGATGGCTGAATTAACGATGGAAGAGAAGAATGAGATGAGCCATCGAGCCAAAGCTTTGCGTATGTTCTTGGATAGACTTCCTGATCAGAACGGGTAA
- a CDS encoding energy-coupling factor ABC transporter permease produces MQTKSRKTKVVSFLLVVIGLALYLFINEPQTVNGMHIMEGFLPVGWAIFWWAAFLPFFFLGVRALIKITKEHPELKIMLGLAAAFTFVLSALKIPSVTGSSSHPTGTGLGAVMFGPLPMSVLGSIVLLFQAVLLAHGGLTTLGANAFSMALSGPVVGYFIYKSMMKTTGKQKWSIFLAAALADLSTYIVTSVQLALAFPAEQGGFMASFLKFGGIFAITQIPLAISEGILTVLIWNWLQSYSPKELSILQHKMKGASEQ; encoded by the coding sequence ATGCAAACAAAATCACGAAAGACAAAGGTCGTTAGCTTCTTACTAGTGGTTATAGGGTTAGCCCTTTATCTATTCATTAATGAACCGCAAACCGTCAACGGCATGCACATTATGGAAGGATTTCTCCCCGTAGGTTGGGCTATATTTTGGTGGGCAGCCTTCCTTCCGTTCTTCTTTCTTGGTGTCCGAGCACTTATCAAAATTACGAAAGAACATCCAGAGCTCAAAATTATGCTCGGTCTTGCTGCTGCGTTCACTTTCGTACTTTCAGCACTAAAGATTCCTTCTGTGACCGGAAGCAGTTCTCATCCAACAGGTACAGGTTTAGGAGCTGTAATGTTCGGACCGCTCCCTATGAGCGTCCTAGGATCGATTGTATTGTTATTTCAAGCGGTTTTACTTGCTCATGGAGGACTTACGACTCTCGGGGCAAATGCATTCTCAATGGCCCTCTCCGGTCCAGTAGTTGGTTACTTCATATATAAGTCCATGATGAAAACAACCGGCAAACAAAAATGGTCGATATTTTTGGCGGCTGCTCTTGCCGACTTATCCACATACATTGTTACTTCTGTCCAATTAGCTCTTGCATTCCCGGCTGAACAAGGTGGATTTATGGCATCCTTCTTGAAATTCGGCGGTATTTTTGCCATTACGCAAATCCCTCTTGCCATTAGTGAAGGCATTTTAACCGTATTAATATGGAATTGGTTACAATCTTACAGCCCTAAAGAACTATCTATCCTACAACATAAAATGAAAGGAGCTTCTGAGCAATGA
- a CDS encoding MBL fold metallo-hydrolase, which translates to MNIVTEHTDEITQVKVPLPFPLRWVNAYLVRGRGGYTVIDPGLRTPDAEALWQQVLQERGIGFEHVEQIVLTHHHPDHYGMAGWFQERTGAPVLLSETGLAQVQLLWGPEQPMSALLLTLFARHGFPEAGLIEMTKHMVSFVSLVSPQPQVTVLREGPVRLGDRVYEAIETPGHAAGHLCFYDAAAEVIFCGDHVLPQISPNVSFLPQVEENPLGAYLSSLQEIGRLPVKMAYPGHREPWSGFGARAEELVRHHHERLALMEGELSAPLSAYEVCRATFGDRLSIHQMRFALSETIAHLILLEAEGRIQQVDPAAELIQYIAISK; encoded by the coding sequence ATGAACATCGTGACTGAACATACGGATGAGATCACGCAAGTGAAGGTTCCGCTGCCTTTCCCTCTGCGGTGGGTGAATGCTTACCTCGTACGCGGCAGGGGCGGGTATACCGTGATTGATCCGGGGCTCCGCACCCCGGATGCGGAAGCGCTCTGGCAGCAGGTGCTGCAGGAGCGCGGGATCGGTTTCGAGCACGTGGAACAGATCGTGCTCACCCATCACCATCCCGACCACTACGGGATGGCGGGTTGGTTCCAGGAGCGCACGGGCGCGCCGGTTCTCCTCTCGGAGACGGGCCTAGCGCAGGTGCAGCTCCTGTGGGGCCCGGAGCAGCCGATGTCGGCGCTGCTCCTGACGCTCTTTGCCCGGCACGGCTTCCCGGAAGCCGGGCTGATCGAGATGACGAAGCACATGGTGAGCTTCGTCTCGCTGGTGTCGCCGCAGCCGCAGGTAACGGTGCTGCGTGAAGGGCCTGTGCGCCTCGGAGACCGCGTGTACGAAGCCATCGAGACTCCCGGCCACGCCGCGGGTCATCTATGCTTCTACGACGCCGCGGCGGAGGTGATCTTTTGCGGCGACCATGTCCTGCCGCAAATATCGCCGAACGTTTCCTTCCTCCCGCAGGTGGAAGAAAACCCGCTCGGCGCGTACCTCAGCAGCCTGCAGGAGATCGGCAGGCTGCCTGTGAAGATGGCTTACCCGGGGCACCGGGAGCCATGGTCCGGCTTTGGCGCACGCGCAGAGGAGCTTGTGCGCCATCATCATGAGCGGCTTGCGCTCATGGAGGGGGAATTAAGCGCGCCGCTTAGCGCTTATGAGGTGTGCCGTGCGACGTTCGGCGACCGGCTGAGCATACACCAGATGAGGTTCGCGCTATCGGAGACGATCGCTCACCTCATCCTGCTGGAAGCAGAAGGCCGCATCCAGCAGGTAGACCCAGCTGCCGAGCTCATTCAATATATCGCGATATCGAAGTAA
- the asnB gene encoding asparagine synthase (glutamine-hydrolyzing): MCGITGWIDWRKDLTGYPSILENMTETLHLRGPDASGTWISQHCALGHRRLSVMDPENGAQPMVRKQGDYTYTIVYNGELYNAPELKKELELRGHHFRTTCDTEVLLVAFIEWGRACVDRLNGIFAFAAWNDQEQSLYLVRDRLGVKPLFYSHQNSVLLFGSEPKAILAHPDFEAEVGAEGLAEIFAVGPARTPGHGIYRNMSELKPGQCAVFDRNGLSIRTYWKLESHQHSDDIAATALQVHQLLRDTSQRQLVSDVPICTLLSGGLDSSALTALASAHYKNSGQGALHTFSVDYKDNDKHFKANIFQPNSDAPWIKRMTEHLGTEHHYIEFDTPELVESLKTAVFARDTPGMADVDGSLYLFCREIKKEATVAISGEAADEIFGGYPWFHNEEALAAGTFPWSLKLNNRVDLLAPDFVDWIKPVEYVSNRYQQALSEVPRLAGETQQQNRMREMSYLNITRFMPTLLDRKDRMSMAVGLEVRVPFCDHRLVEYVWNIPWEIKTSGDREKGILRKALQGVLPDDVLTRKKSPYPKTHNPNYLAAVRKWVLEILDDPSSPLLPFIDVKKIRALASSESNDFDLPWFGQLMTGPQLFAYLAQVDTWLRSYKISIR, from the coding sequence ATGTGCGGAATAACGGGTTGGATAGATTGGCGGAAAGACTTGACCGGGTACCCGTCCATTCTAGAAAATATGACGGAAACGCTCCATTTGCGTGGACCTGATGCTTCTGGTACTTGGATTTCACAGCATTGTGCCCTCGGCCATCGGCGTCTTAGTGTAATGGATCCGGAAAACGGCGCTCAGCCCATGGTACGGAAACAAGGAGACTACACGTATACGATCGTATATAATGGCGAACTCTATAACGCACCTGAACTCAAAAAGGAGCTCGAACTTCGTGGACATCATTTCCGCACGACCTGTGATACAGAGGTGCTGCTTGTTGCCTTTATTGAGTGGGGAAGAGCTTGTGTAGATCGACTTAATGGCATTTTCGCTTTCGCGGCCTGGAATGATCAAGAACAATCCCTTTATTTGGTCAGAGATCGGCTTGGCGTAAAGCCGCTTTTTTATTCTCATCAAAATAGTGTGCTTCTATTCGGTTCTGAGCCGAAGGCCATACTCGCACACCCCGACTTCGAAGCAGAGGTTGGTGCGGAAGGCTTGGCCGAAATCTTCGCAGTAGGTCCTGCTCGCACACCTGGTCATGGGATTTATCGCAACATGTCAGAGCTCAAACCAGGACAATGCGCTGTATTTGACCGCAACGGCTTATCCATTCGTACGTATTGGAAGCTCGAAAGCCACCAGCACTCCGACGATATCGCTGCTACGGCATTGCAAGTTCATCAACTACTTAGAGACACATCCCAGCGTCAACTTGTGTCTGATGTACCCATCTGTACTCTTCTATCGGGTGGTCTTGACTCTAGTGCGCTTACTGCACTTGCCTCTGCTCATTACAAGAATAGCGGGCAAGGCGCTCTGCATACCTTTTCCGTTGATTACAAAGATAATGACAAGCATTTTAAAGCAAACATATTCCAGCCAAATTCCGACGCACCTTGGATTAAACGGATGACGGAGCATCTAGGAACCGAGCATCATTATATTGAATTCGACACACCCGAGCTTGTGGAATCACTGAAAACAGCGGTATTTGCCCGCGATACACCAGGGATGGCTGATGTCGATGGGTCTCTTTATTTATTTTGCCGTGAGATCAAAAAAGAAGCGACGGTTGCCATATCCGGCGAAGCTGCTGACGAAATATTCGGTGGATACCCTTGGTTCCACAATGAAGAAGCTTTGGCTGCGGGCACGTTCCCTTGGTCTTTAAAACTGAACAATCGAGTCGACCTGCTTGCTCCCGATTTTGTAGATTGGATCAAACCAGTCGAGTATGTCAGTAATCGATACCAGCAAGCGCTCAGCGAAGTGCCGCGGTTAGCTGGGGAAACGCAGCAGCAGAACCGCATGCGAGAAATGTCTTACTTAAACATTACCCGCTTCATGCCGACACTTCTAGATCGAAAGGATCGAATGAGTATGGCCGTCGGACTTGAAGTTCGCGTCCCCTTCTGCGATCACCGTCTTGTCGAGTATGTCTGGAATATTCCCTGGGAAATCAAAACATCGGGTGATCGGGAGAAAGGTATTTTGCGCAAAGCGCTCCAAGGTGTTCTTCCTGACGATGTGCTAACTCGCAAGAAAAGTCCTTACCCAAAGACACACAATCCTAATTATTTAGCAGCGGTGAGAAAATGGGTGTTGGAAATTCTGGATGACCCTAGCTCACCCTTACTTCCCTTCATTGATGTTAAGAAAATCCGCGCACTTGCCAGTTCAGAGTCGAATGATTTCGATCTCCCTTGGTTTGGTCAGTTGATGACAGGCCCTCAACTATTTGCCTATTTGGCACAAGTGGATACCTGGTTACGTTCCTATAAAATTTCCATCCGATAA
- a CDS encoding GerMN domain-containing protein, whose amino-acid sequence MKHQHWIRSAAIAGVIALLTTGCSVLGTGKKSDIDAPPTTGAEADAKTTSAAVTIDMIEDNSSQMTVYVKDAKGFVAPLSLGLPKTVSVAKTTLEYMVDGGPVASLLPSGFQALLPKGTKVVSLNVTSDKRAIVDFSKEFLNYDGPNERKILEAITWNLTSFPTVEKVQLRVDGKDLKEMPKGKTPLDTPLARSMGINIEKAEDAEFGQSTPVTLYFLNQNDQNYKYYVPVTRLVKRTDDVAKAVVEQLIKGPDQKKGLAAVLNATTEVKSIKPSDGVITVDFSNKFLGADQKASAEAMQSVILSLTENTSFKQVQIKVDGAVKPVTKTTHINPAKL is encoded by the coding sequence ATGAAACATCAACATTGGATTCGTTCAGCCGCTATCGCGGGGGTAATTGCCTTGCTGACCACGGGATGTTCGGTTCTGGGCACTGGGAAGAAAAGTGACATCGATGCACCTCCGACAACGGGTGCGGAAGCTGACGCGAAGACGACATCAGCGGCCGTTACGATCGATATGATCGAGGACAATTCATCACAGATGACGGTTTATGTGAAAGATGCTAAAGGATTCGTTGCTCCACTTAGTCTTGGATTACCAAAAACGGTTTCTGTTGCCAAAACGACTCTCGAGTACATGGTGGACGGAGGTCCGGTTGCAAGTTTGCTTCCATCGGGTTTCCAAGCGCTGCTGCCTAAAGGTACGAAGGTTGTTAGTTTGAATGTTACATCAGACAAGCGTGCCATAGTTGATTTCTCTAAGGAGTTTCTCAATTACGATGGACCGAATGAGAGAAAGATTTTGGAGGCTATCACTTGGAATCTGACGAGCTTCCCAACCGTAGAGAAAGTACAGCTGCGCGTAGATGGAAAAGATCTGAAAGAGATGCCGAAAGGGAAGACACCGCTGGATACACCGCTTGCACGCTCTATGGGGATCAACATCGAGAAGGCTGAGGATGCTGAATTTGGTCAATCCACACCGGTTACACTCTATTTCTTGAATCAAAATGATCAAAATTACAAATATTATGTACCTGTTACAAGGCTCGTCAAAAGGACGGATGATGTCGCGAAAGCGGTTGTCGAACAGTTGATCAAAGGTCCTGATCAGAAGAAGGGTCTGGCTGCTGTTCTGAATGCTACAACGGAAGTGAAGAGCATTAAGCCATCGGATGGTGTTATAACCGTTGACTTCTCCAATAAATTCCTTGGCGCTGATCAGAAAGCATCCGCTGAAGCTATGCAATCTGTTATTCTTTCATTGACTGAGAACACAAGCTTTAAGCAAGTCCAAATTAAAGTGGATGGCGCTGTGAAACCTGTAACTAAAACAACTCATATTAATCCGGCTAAGCTTTAA
- a CDS encoding ferredoxin — translation MSTWDLSTVQHHVLICNGGSCLKHSGDETTLAIRDEISKHGAEHLIHTTRTRCNGRCQDAGVVTVYPQGIWYKEMTPETGRRLVREHLLEGKPLEEHMIYSFEESFVPTGKGNKGISRIQSK, via the coding sequence ATGAGTACGTGGGATCTATCAACAGTCCAACATCATGTACTTATCTGTAACGGGGGATCTTGCCTGAAACATTCAGGAGATGAAACAACGCTAGCCATCCGAGATGAAATTTCGAAGCACGGAGCCGAGCATCTTATACATACAACTCGGACTAGATGTAATGGCCGCTGTCAGGATGCAGGTGTTGTCACGGTGTATCCGCAAGGGATTTGGTACAAGGAAATGACACCAGAGACTGGGAGAAGGCTTGTTAGAGAGCATTTACTAGAGGGGAAACCACTCGAAGAACATATGATTTATAGCTTTGAGGAAAGCTTTGTGCCAACCGGAAAAGGAAATAAGGGCATTAGTCGCATACAAAGCAAATAA